From the Streptococcus oralis ATCC 35037 genome, one window contains:
- a CDS encoding MBL fold metallo-hydrolase translates to MKKKQIKETLVFTSLVLLLVSGLFTPAVQADASSNRIHFINTKGVSGSDAIILESNGHYALIDMGEDYDFPDGEDPRYPSRVGISINNEYVLEDRLFRHMKHLGIQKLDFILGTHVHSDHIGSADEVLKRYPVDRFYLKRYSDERITSKWRLWDNLFNYDNAVKTALERGVTLVQDITEKESHFTLGDMDIQLYNYKNEYDSDGKLKRVYDDNSNSLVAVVTVAGKKIYLGGDLDNAEGAEDKLGPEIGKVDMMKWNHHYDAKISNTIPFLDSLSPSMVVHTSAAEANLATTREYLKKHGIEVVHASSQTKDATVFTISKNGFTNVSDSLPNIPTVSETWYKEDGNWKYRLSDDQMAIGWRKINGIYYFFNGQGQMQAGRWLHLNDSREKTDGNWYYLNNNGQMQDTGWFKQDGTWYYITSSGARSYSQLVEIDGQKYLFDKEGKMLTGLQVYNGKKMVFASSGALQSEGKASSWQKIASNWYYYDEDGILTVGKKDIKGTTYYFDKEGIMQTGWVFVDGHWNYFASSGAMKTGWVKDRETWYYLDKDGIMLTGRQDINGIRYYLNASGAMQTGWKWQDNSWYFYTNSGTMKTGWLKDKESWYYLDPETGIMAVGSKEIDGKNYFFSSAGTMQVGWQWSNDSWHYYATSGALQTGWLKDGDAWYYLEGKEGVMLVGSHQVDGKQYYFSKSGVMQTGWKWFDNHYRYFESNGAMKTGWIKDKGVWYYLNPEDGIMLVGLHKVNGDHYYFDESGVMQTGWKQLDGNWYYFQADGSLLKNATTPDGYKVNEEGIWKQAVAAVNSDAVKPEQKQEANSSIVEQPKQDSNLEANAFDKKEKE, encoded by the coding sequence ATGAAAAAGAAACAGATAAAAGAAACCCTTGTATTTACTTCCCTAGTCTTGTTGCTTGTCTCTGGACTATTTACACCAGCAGTTCAGGCAGATGCTTCAAGCAACCGAATCCATTTTATCAATACCAAAGGAGTATCAGGAAGTGATGCTATTATTCTAGAAAGTAATGGTCATTATGCCTTGATTGACATGGGCGAAGACTATGATTTTCCAGATGGGGAAGACCCTCGCTATCCAAGTCGTGTAGGAATTAGTATAAACAATGAGTATGTATTAGAAGATCGTCTCTTCCGTCACATGAAACACCTTGGGATACAAAAGTTAGATTTTATTCTAGGAACCCATGTCCATAGTGACCATATTGGATCGGCGGATGAAGTTCTAAAACGTTATCCTGTAGACAGATTTTATCTGAAGAGATACTCCGATGAGCGCATCACATCAAAATGGCGATTGTGGGACAATCTTTTTAATTATGACAATGCTGTCAAGACGGCTCTAGAGCGCGGTGTAACTCTTGTGCAAGACATTACTGAGAAGGAAAGTCATTTCACTCTAGGTGATATGGATATTCAGCTTTATAACTATAAAAACGAATATGACAGTGACGGTAAACTCAAGAGAGTCTATGATGATAATTCCAATTCCCTTGTGGCGGTAGTAACTGTGGCGGGGAAAAAGATTTATCTGGGTGGTGACTTGGATAATGCTGAGGGGGCAGAGGATAAATTAGGTCCTGAGATTGGAAAAGTTGATATGATGAAATGGAACCATCATTATGATGCCAAAATTTCAAACACGATTCCTTTCTTAGACTCCCTATCCCCTAGTATGGTGGTTCATACATCCGCAGCAGAAGCCAATCTTGCCACAACCAGAGAATATCTTAAGAAGCATGGTATTGAAGTAGTTCATGCTTCTAGCCAGACCAAGGATGCAACAGTCTTTACAATTAGTAAAAATGGTTTTACAAACGTGTCCGATTCTCTACCTAATATCCCCACTGTTAGTGAAACATGGTATAAAGAAGATGGTAACTGGAAGTATCGCTTGTCTGATGATCAGATGGCAATCGGTTGGCGCAAAATAAATGGTATTTACTATTTCTTTAATGGTCAAGGACAAATGCAGGCAGGTAGATGGCTTCATTTGAACGACTCTCGTGAAAAAACAGATGGTAACTGGTATTATTTGAACAACAATGGACAAATGCAAGATACTGGTTGGTTTAAGCAAGATGGTACTTGGTATTATATCACATCAAGTGGAGCAAGAAGTTACAGTCAGTTAGTTGAAATTGATGGTCAGAAATATCTATTTGACAAAGAAGGTAAGATGCTGACAGGTCTTCAGGTTTATAATGGTAAGAAGATGGTCTTTGCTAGTAGTGGTGCCCTGCAGTCGGAAGGAAAAGCATCGTCTTGGCAAAAAATTGCTTCAAATTGGTACTATTATGATGAGGATGGTATTCTAACTGTTGGTAAAAAAGACATCAAGGGCACAACTTATTACTTTGACAAAGAAGGTATCATGCAAACTGGCTGGGTCTTTGTTGATGGTCACTGGAACTATTTTGCAAGTTCTGGAGCTATGAAAACCGGCTGGGTTAAGGATCGGGAAACATGGTATTATCTGGATAAAGATGGCATCATGTTAACTGGCAGACAAGATATAAATGGTATTCGTTACTATTTGAATGCTAGTGGTGCCATGCAGACTGGCTGGAAGTGGCAAGACAATAGCTGGTACTTCTATACGAACTCAGGTACTATGAAAACTGGTTGGTTGAAAGATAAAGAATCATGGTATTATTTGGATCCAGAAACAGGTATCATGGCTGTAGGATCTAAAGAAATTGACGGTAAGAACTATTTCTTCAGCTCTGCAGGTACTATGCAAGTTGGATGGCAGTGGTCAAATGATTCTTGGCATTACTACGCTACGTCGGGCGCACTCCAAACTGGTTGGTTGAAAGATGGTGATGCCTGGTATTATCTTGAAGGTAAGGAAGGCGTTATGTTAGTTGGCTCCCATCAAGTAGATGGTAAGCAATATTACTTTAGCAAATCTGGAGTCATGCAAACTGGCTGGAAATGGTTTGATAATCATTACCGTTACTTTGAATCAAATGGAGCTATGAAAACTGGTTGGATAAAAGACAAAGGTGTCTGGTATTATCTAAATCCTGAAGATGGCATCATGTTGGTTGGCCTTCATAAAGTAAATGGTGATCATTATTACTTTGATGAATCAGGAGTAATGCAAACGGGTTGGAAACAGCTTGATGGTAATTGGTACTATTTCCAAGCTGATGGTTCTTTGTTGAAGAACGCAACAACACCTGATGGTTACAAAGTAAACGAAGAAGGTATCTGGAAACAGGCTGTTGCTGCTGTAAATAGCGATGCAGTCAAGCCAGAACAGAAACAAGAAGCTAATTCCTCTATTGTTGAACAACCTAAACAAGATTCAAATCTAGAAGCCAACGCTTTTGATAAGAAAGAAAAAGAATAA
- a CDS encoding LicD family protein, giving the protein MLQWLKRSLASLLGDKKDLVKNLPIIKNLNQKANIDLDSKRSNLLKENFEDILKAIYQSNLKSYDIWLDFGTLLGFYRENDLIPHDLDMDFGIIIPDYEAFLKDEKVLFEKGFVRTKEFYYNDKLVELSYSYKGLNVDFIVYDKKEGSISSDTIFYMTNALGNPTRYEAYHYELPFAALTECSFKEILVKVPENTREYISHLYGEDFEIPNTHYNWKENPIYKQRDASLAKVLLGKSL; this is encoded by the coding sequence GTGTTACAATGGTTAAAAAGAAGTTTAGCCAGTCTCTTAGGAGATAAGAAAGACCTGGTTAAAAACCTACCAATTATCAAAAATTTAAATCAAAAAGCCAATATCGACTTAGATTCAAAGAGAAGCAATTTGCTCAAAGAAAACTTTGAAGATATTCTAAAGGCCATCTATCAATCGAATCTGAAATCCTATGATATCTGGTTAGATTTTGGAACTTTACTTGGCTTCTACAGAGAAAATGATCTGATTCCGCATGATTTAGATATGGACTTTGGGATTATTATCCCAGACTACGAAGCCTTTTTAAAGGATGAGAAAGTTCTTTTTGAGAAAGGCTTTGTCAGAACAAAAGAGTTCTATTACAATGATAAACTTGTAGAATTATCCTATAGTTACAAGGGCCTCAATGTTGATTTTATTGTCTATGATAAAAAAGAGGGGAGCATTTCCTCAGACACTATTTTCTACATGACAAACGCCTTGGGAAATCCTACAAGATATGAAGCCTACCACTATGAATTGCCGTTCGCAGCACTTACTGAATGTAGTTTTAAAGAGATTCTAGTAAAAGTTCCAGAAAATACAAGAGAATACATCAGTCACTTGTATGGGGAGGATTTTGAAATCCCTAATACTCATTACAACTGGAAAGAAAATCCAATTTACAAACAAAGAGATGCTAGCTTGGCTAAGGTCCTTTTAGGGAAATCTCTTTAG
- a CDS encoding LicD family protein: MISFIEKNYFKINLLFLSVISFYCMAGLIVPLQPISANKFVTLGMTLMGVLLGLYNFFIKKVYLNVRKIEYLILFFLMNILTAALVVKYGFSTNIKNLVVFFIYFFAIYPVFQSFTVKKARALFDVFFSVITVANTIGVLVSIWQFFMLQGYRVFDYKGLLIRQGFVESRLFGILASPNYLSIISLMVVIYLWMRLSIYKPVLKTLAITSILLNFAYIVLSGSRTTYICLVVVALLYALMTANWTKKIKSLLTVLVTVGLVFVCYNGIKYSSDIYLKAHSAQIQKNQENGQNGDNNLSLERTDTSEENISNNRFAIWQSTASFIPRRPLFGYSGGNWYELGKEYDASAYIIKQHYLTHNGYLELLFYDGITGFIPMAIFILSFIVSSLKKYKKDLQEGRRNHELITILLMTVVILISNLFLSSTFYGISLQGCILFVISGYYFSVLYKKRDGYRKLDEAEIKEVELGVMDYIHNLCQKENINYSLAYGTLLGAVRHKGYIPWDDDIDISLKRDEYDKLYQAILQDNDPVYKVVSWENDARYPYPFYRVYDARTVYDNNYIDNDIDLGICVDVFPFDYYADVNKDMVKLDTYRRLSVYTLYGIHNKNAKLKNIIRYLLVLVFRLTRVKTWNRKMNILSMREKDGDFIDYLMENKRVSTKFDKSFLDTTIDSPFEDRVYKIPEAYQPILSAIYGDDFMEIPPLEKRVKHDDFLAYIKEG, from the coding sequence ATGATTTCATTTATTGAAAAAAACTATTTTAAAATCAATTTGCTATTTTTATCAGTTATATCTTTTTACTGTATGGCAGGCTTGATTGTCCCACTTCAACCAATCTCGGCCAATAAATTTGTCACTCTTGGAATGACCCTCATGGGTGTTTTGTTGGGACTTTATAATTTCTTTATCAAAAAAGTCTATCTGAATGTCCGAAAAATTGAGTATTTGATTCTCTTTTTTCTAATGAATATCCTGACAGCTGCCTTAGTTGTCAAGTATGGATTTTCAACTAACATAAAGAATTTAGTTGTCTTTTTCATCTATTTCTTTGCAATCTATCCAGTCTTTCAATCTTTTACTGTAAAAAAAGCACGTGCCCTCTTTGATGTCTTCTTCTCTGTTATCACTGTTGCAAATACTATAGGTGTGCTTGTATCAATTTGGCAATTCTTCATGCTACAGGGTTACCGCGTATTTGATTACAAGGGGTTATTAATCCGCCAAGGATTTGTAGAGTCTCGTCTATTTGGGATTCTAGCCAGTCCCAACTATCTCTCTATTATTTCTCTGATGGTGGTTATTTACTTGTGGATGCGCTTGTCAATCTACAAACCAGTTCTTAAAACTCTGGCTATCACATCAATTCTACTTAACTTTGCTTATATTGTACTGTCTGGTTCCAGAACAACCTATATCTGTTTGGTTGTCGTTGCCCTTTTATACGCTTTGATGACGGCTAACTGGACTAAAAAAATCAAGTCACTTCTTACTGTTCTAGTAACTGTAGGTTTAGTATTTGTCTGTTATAATGGTATCAAATATAGTAGCGATATATATTTGAAAGCTCACTCAGCTCAAATCCAAAAGAACCAAGAAAATGGACAAAATGGAGACAATAATCTTTCTCTTGAGAGAACTGACACAAGTGAAGAGAATATCTCCAATAACCGTTTTGCCATTTGGCAGTCAACAGCTTCCTTTATCCCTAGACGTCCTCTGTTTGGATATTCAGGAGGAAACTGGTATGAGTTAGGTAAAGAATATGATGCTTCAGCCTACATCATCAAACAACATTACCTTACTCACAACGGCTACCTTGAGTTGTTATTCTATGATGGTATCACAGGTTTTATCCCTATGGCCATCTTTATACTTTCCTTCATTGTTTCAAGTCTCAAGAAATATAAAAAAGACCTTCAAGAAGGTCGCCGCAATCATGAATTGATTACCATTCTCTTGATGACTGTAGTTATTCTCATCTCTAACTTGTTCTTGAGTTCAACCTTCTATGGAATTTCACTACAGGGTTGTATCTTGTTTGTGATTTCAGGTTACTATTTCTCTGTTCTCTATAAAAAAAGAGACGGCTATAGAAAACTAGATGAAGCGGAGATTAAAGAAGTTGAACTAGGTGTCATGGATTATATCCACAATCTCTGTCAAAAAGAGAATATCAACTATTCACTGGCTTATGGAACCTTGCTGGGAGCCGTGAGACACAAGGGTTACATTCCTTGGGATGACGATATTGATATCTCTTTGAAACGCGATGAATACGATAAATTGTATCAAGCTATTTTGCAAGATAATGACCCTGTCTACAAAGTGGTTTCCTGGGAAAATGACGCTCGCTACCCTTACCCATTTTATCGAGTCTATGATGCGCGAACAGTCTATGATAACAACTATATCGACAATGATATTGATTTAGGAATTTGTGTGGACGTTTTCCCATTTGACTATTATGCTGATGTTAACAAGGACATGGTAAAACTGGATACTTACCGTCGTTTATCAGTCTATACCCTTTATGGCATCCATAATAAGAATGCGAAACTCAAGAATATCATCAGATATCTACTTGTACTTGTATTCCGTTTGACTCGTGTCAAAACTTGGAACCGTAAGATGAACATCCTATCTATGCGAGAAAAAGATGGAGACTTTATTGATTACCTCATGGAGAACAAAAGAGTTTCTACGAAATTTGACAAGTCCTTCTTGGATACGACGATTGATAGTCCATTTGAAGATAGAGTTTACAAAATTCCTGAGGCCTATCAGCCGATCCTTTCTGCCATCTACGGAGATGACTTTATGGAAATTCCTCCTCTAGAAAAACGAGTGAAACATGATGACTTCCTCGCTTATATAAAGGAGGGATAG
- a CDS encoding glycosyltransferase family 2 protein codes for MMGEKISVIVPVYNVEAYLEKCVESILKQTYTNLEILLVNDGSTDKSGELCDQLAQRDQRIRVIHKENGGLSDARNRGIEEASSDLIGFIDSDDYIDEDMYETLYRQMLESNADLSMCGHYDVYDQIPEKQVATIQTWELTPQEAIKMVMEAKILSVTAVNKLYKKELFEQLRFEIGKIAEDAFIMIALIHQCRKVVATNEKKYYYVHRENSITTQKFSLKFLNVIEAYEQNANIIRENYPDLTDVATMRLNWAYFYVLDRLLVDADFKDKVLEDRLIAYLKKNTKNILSDSRFTRARKVSFLALCLSRKLYTKILLTQTKR; via the coding sequence ATGATGGGAGAAAAAATAAGCGTTATCGTTCCAGTCTATAATGTAGAAGCCTATCTGGAGAAGTGTGTAGAATCCATTTTAAAACAGACCTATACCAACTTGGAAATTCTCCTTGTCAATGATGGCTCAACGGATAAGAGCGGGGAACTGTGTGATCAACTAGCACAAAGAGATCAACGGATTCGTGTCATTCACAAGGAAAACGGTGGCTTGTCTGATGCTCGAAATAGAGGGATTGAAGAGGCAAGTTCTGATTTGATCGGTTTTATCGATAGTGATGACTACATTGACGAAGATATGTATGAGACTCTTTACCGTCAAATGCTTGAATCCAATGCTGATCTTTCTATGTGTGGACATTATGATGTCTATGACCAAATTCCAGAAAAGCAAGTTGCAACGATTCAGACTTGGGAATTAACCCCCCAAGAAGCCATTAAGATGGTCATGGAAGCTAAAATCCTCTCCGTCACGGCTGTTAACAAACTTTATAAAAAAGAACTCTTTGAACAGCTACGATTTGAAATTGGAAAAATAGCAGAGGATGCCTTTATTATGATCGCCTTGATTCATCAATGTCGCAAGGTTGTTGCAACAAATGAGAAGAAATACTACTATGTTCACCGGGAAAATAGTATCACGACTCAAAAATTCTCCTTGAAATTCTTAAACGTTATTGAAGCTTATGAGCAAAACGCAAATATTATCAGAGAGAATTATCCAGATCTAACAGATGTTGCAACCATGCGTTTAAATTGGGCTTACTTCTATGTATTGGATAGGCTCTTGGTTGATGCAGATTTCAAGGATAAGGTTTTAGAAGACCGTTTGATTGCCTATCTAAAGAAAAATACAAAGAATATTCTTTCGGATAGTCGTTTTACAAGAGCAAGAAAAGTGAGTTTCTTAGCTTTGTGCTTGAGTCGAAAATTGTATACGAAAATCTTGCTTACACAAACTAAGCGTTAG
- a CDS encoding LicD family protein, whose protein sequence is MSDLKAIQARSLEMAEYFVAFCKEHDLLCYLCGGGAIGALRNKGFIPWDDDLDFFMPRKDYEKLAELWPRYADERYFLSKSNKDFVDRNLFITIRDKETTCIKPYQKDLDLPHGLALDVLPLDYYPKNPAERKKQVRWALIYSLFCAQTIPEKHGAVMKWGSRILLGLTPKSLRYRIWKKAEKEMTKYGLAESDGITELCSGPGYMRNKYPIATFEDNLFLPFEGTEMPIPVGYDAYLSTAFGDYMTPPPADKQVPHHDAIIADMDKSYTEYKGEYGA, encoded by the coding sequence ATGAGTGATTTGAAAGCGATTCAGGCTCGTAGTCTGGAAATGGCTGAATATTTCGTCGCATTTTGTAAAGAACATGATTTGTTGTGCTATCTCTGTGGTGGAGGAGCCATTGGTGCCCTACGTAACAAAGGCTTCATTCCTTGGGATGATGATTTAGACTTTTTCATGCCACGTAAGGATTATGAAAAATTAGCAGAGCTGTGGCCACGTTATGCAGACGAGCGTTATTTCTTGTCAAAGAGTAACAAAGATTTTGTAGACCGTAACCTTTTTATTACTATTCGTGACAAGGAAACCACTTGTATTAAGCCTTATCAAAAGGATTTGGATTTGCCACACGGTTTGGCCTTGGATGTTTTACCATTGGATTATTATCCTAAAAATCCAGCTGAGCGTAAGAAACAGGTTCGTTGGGCCTTGATTTATTCACTCTTTTGCGCCCAAACTATCCCAGAAAAGCATGGTGCAGTCATGAAATGGGGAAGTCGTATCTTACTCGGCCTGACTCCAAAATCTCTACGTTATCGCATTTGGAAAAAAGCTGAAAAAGAAATGACCAAGTATGGTCTGGCTGAGAGCGATGGAATCACGGAATTATGCTCAGGTCCCGGCTACATGCGAAACAAGTACCCAATCGCAACCTTTGAAGACAATCTTTTCTTGCCATTTGAAGGAACTGAGATGCCCATCCCAGTCGGCTATGATGCCTATCTCAGCACTGCTTTTGGCGATTATATGACACCGCCGCCAGCGGACAAGCAAGTACCGCATCATGATGCTATTATAGCGGACATGGACAAGAGCTACACAGAGTACAAGGGAGAATACGGGGCATGA
- a CDS encoding LCP family protein produces MSKENPLSHHEQLRYDYLFKNIHYLNDRERREFDYLQQKMTGPKSEVHHFYQEEKEETWGRDIDLPTYGSRSRSKRREKVAPLPKVKKKKRRIRFKRILTWFLLLITCVVAGMIFMFLRGFQSAANPTNKPADAKAAQVEVFNGQDTKDGVNILVMGTDGRIGQNSAETRTDTIMVLNVSGSDKKIKLVSFMRDNLVYIDGYSKIVNGQKQTDNKLNVAYELGEQEGQKGAEMVRKVLKDNFDLDIKYYALVDFQAFATAIDTLFPDGVTIDAQFSTLNGQPLTEATVGDDLHATETESPTQTIKVGKQQMNGSTLLNYARFRDDDEGDYGRTKRQQQVMSAVLEQIKDPTKLFTGSEALGKVFGMTSTNLPYSFLLTNGLSVLEGAQNGIERLTVPELGDWVDAYDIYGGQGLLVDQNKYQTKLAQMGMR; encoded by the coding sequence ATGAGCAAAGAAAATCCTTTAAGTCATCACGAGCAGTTACGTTATGACTATCTCTTCAAAAATATTCATTACCTCAACGACCGTGAACGGAGGGAGTTTGATTATCTGCAACAAAAAATGACAGGTCCCAAGTCTGAAGTTCACCATTTCTACCAAGAGGAAAAAGAAGAAACTTGGGGTAGAGATATTGATCTTCCGACTTATGGCAGTAGAAGTCGATCTAAGAGACGTGAAAAGGTAGCTCCTCTGCCTAAAGTCAAAAAGAAAAAAAGAAGAATTCGCTTCAAACGAATACTGACTTGGTTCTTGCTGTTGATTACATGTGTAGTTGCAGGTATGATTTTTATGTTTCTTCGAGGGTTCCAGTCAGCGGCCAATCCAACAAATAAGCCAGCTGACGCCAAGGCGGCTCAAGTAGAGGTCTTTAACGGTCAGGATACCAAAGACGGTGTGAATATCCTAGTCATGGGGACAGATGGCCGTATCGGTCAAAATAGTGCAGAAACCCGTACCGATACGATCATGGTGTTAAATGTCAGCGGATCGGATAAAAAGATCAAGCTAGTCAGCTTTATGCGTGACAATTTAGTTTATATCGACGGGTATAGTAAGATTGTAAATGGTCAGAAACAAACGGATAACAAACTAAATGTTGCTTATGAACTTGGGGAACAAGAAGGGCAAAAGGGGGCTGAAATGGTCCGCAAGGTTCTAAAAGACAACTTTGATTTGGATATTAAGTACTATGCCCTAGTTGACTTCCAGGCCTTTGCAACAGCTATTGATACCCTATTCCCTGATGGAGTAACGATTGATGCCCAATTCTCAACATTGAATGGTCAACCTTTAACAGAAGCGACAGTTGGAGATGACCTTCATGCAACAGAGACAGAGTCCCCAACTCAAACTATCAAAGTTGGAAAACAGCAGATGAATGGTTCTACCTTACTGAACTATGCCCGCTTCCGTGATGATGATGAGGGAGACTATGGCCGTACCAAACGTCAGCAACAAGTGATGTCAGCTGTTCTTGAGCAAATCAAAGATCCAACCAAGCTCTTTACGGGATCAGAGGCACTTGGAAAAGTCTTTGGCATGACATCAACAAATCTACCATATAGCTTCTTGTTGACCAATGGTTTATCTGTCCTAGAAGGCGCTCAAAATGGCATTGAAAGACTCACCGTCCCAGAACTTGGTGACTGGGTAGACGCTTATGATATCTATGGTGGACAAGGACTTCTAGTTGATCAAAATAAATACCAGACCAAACTCGCCCAAATGGGAATGAGATAG